The Pocillopora verrucosa isolate sample1 chromosome 14, ASM3666991v2, whole genome shotgun sequence genome has a segment encoding these proteins:
- the LOC131787220 gene encoding protein tolkin isoform X1, giving the protein MGFINTVICFAVVFTRHFTDTRACHMNITSLNGTINILTPPAKQTNSTGYTCKWNIQLMKVDTPRHVELRFTSFDIAGIMPECFGGNYIELFLGCNPSKSIGKFCGKLSMPVVYSFDHCLQIRLIVASDFRFEGSSLLDGVPYFTAVFNQRLRTKALSQNYYGCGKDYYANARYGNVFSPHWPLPYPRYVDCVWHVTTRKDYNIKLLFFDFDVRSTNASSEADFVEVRPGRRLVTNSKQCGRKDPFSLTIEGDSVFIQFKSNAEAGNRGFMAGFVTYSAETVDFQPQVLIMLAVIFSTLLLFAGKALVKKMLEKRRLKRKANLDQSARRYWTRSVTPISHDHSVGESTAKSDFLGRKGSSTGNCPVKNVTFETAETESKPSPGKEYSNEDLEQETVC; this is encoded by the exons ATGGGTTTCATAAACACTGTGATCTGTTTTGCTGTTGTATTTACACGGCACTTTACAGACACTCGag caTGCCACATGAACATAACCAGTCTCAATGGAACGATTAACATTTTAACCCCTCCCGCGAAGCAAACGAACTCCACAGGGTACACCTGCAAGTGGAACATTCAGCTTATGAAAGTCGACACACCTCGCCATGTTGAGCTACGTTTCACTTCATTTGACATCGCTGGAATCATGCCAGAGTGCTTCGGTGGAAATTATATCGAATTATTTCTTGGTTGCAATCCATCAAAGTCTATCGGTAAATTTTGCGGGAAGTTGTCTATGCCTGTAGTGTATTCGTTTGATCACTGTCTCCAAATAAGGCTCATCGTCGCGTCTGATTTCCGATTTGAAGGAAGCAGTTTGCTCGATGGTGTGCCCTAttttacagctgttttcaaCCAACGCTTACGAACAAAAG cCTTGTCGCAGAATTATT ACGGTTGTGGCAAGGATTATTATGCCAATGCAAGATATGGAAATGTCTTCTCGCCACACTGGCCTCTACCCTACCCCCGGTACGTAGACTGTGTATGGCACGTGACTACGCGGAAAGACTATAATATCAAGCTGCTGTTCTTTGATTTTGACGTCAGATCAACGAACGCAAGCTCAGAAGCCGACTTCGTGGAAGTGAGACCAGGAA GAAGGTTAGTGACAAATTCCAAGCAGTGTGGAAGGAAGGACCCCTTTTCACTAACGATTGAGGGAGACTCAGTATTCATACAATTCAAAAGTAATGCGGAGGCTGGAAATCGGGGATTTATGGCCGGATTTGTAACCTACAGTGCTG AGACTGTCGACTTTCAACCTCAAGTCCTCATCATGCTGGCCGTGATATTCTCAACTCTTTTGCTTTTTGCGGGAAAAGctttagttaaaaaaatgttagagAAAAGACGATTGAAAAGGAAGGCTAATCTTGACCAATCAGCACGACGCTACTGGACTAGGAGTGTGACACCAATATCACATGACCACTCAGTGGGAGAATCCACGGCAAAGTCTGACTTCTTAGGTCGGAAAGGGTCCTCAACAGGCAACTGCCCAGTGAAAAATGTCACTTTTGAAACAGCAGAAACAGAAAGCAAGCCAAGCCCAGGAAAGGAATACAGCAATGAAGATCTGGAGCAAGAAACTGTCTGCTAA
- the LOC131787220 gene encoding protein tolkin isoform X2: MGFINTVICFAVVFTRHFTDTRACHMNITSLNGTINILTPPAKQTNSTGYTCKWNIQLMKVDTPRHVELRFTSFDIAGIMPECFGGNYIELFLGCNPSKSIGKFCGKLSMPVVYSFDHCLQIRLIVASDFRFEGSSLLDGVPYFTAVFNQRLRTKALSQNYYGCGKDYYANARYGNVFSPHWPLPYPRYVDCVWHVTTRKDYNIKLLFFDFDVRSTNASSEADFVEVRPGKTVDFQPQVLIMLAVIFSTLLLFAGKALVKKMLEKRRLKRKANLDQSARRYWTRSVTPISHDHSVGESTAKSDFLGRKGSSTGNCPVKNVTFETAETESKPSPGKEYSNEDLEQETVC, translated from the exons ATGGGTTTCATAAACACTGTGATCTGTTTTGCTGTTGTATTTACACGGCACTTTACAGACACTCGag caTGCCACATGAACATAACCAGTCTCAATGGAACGATTAACATTTTAACCCCTCCCGCGAAGCAAACGAACTCCACAGGGTACACCTGCAAGTGGAACATTCAGCTTATGAAAGTCGACACACCTCGCCATGTTGAGCTACGTTTCACTTCATTTGACATCGCTGGAATCATGCCAGAGTGCTTCGGTGGAAATTATATCGAATTATTTCTTGGTTGCAATCCATCAAAGTCTATCGGTAAATTTTGCGGGAAGTTGTCTATGCCTGTAGTGTATTCGTTTGATCACTGTCTCCAAATAAGGCTCATCGTCGCGTCTGATTTCCGATTTGAAGGAAGCAGTTTGCTCGATGGTGTGCCCTAttttacagctgttttcaaCCAACGCTTACGAACAAAAG cCTTGTCGCAGAATTATT ACGGTTGTGGCAAGGATTATTATGCCAATGCAAGATATGGAAATGTCTTCTCGCCACACTGGCCTCTACCCTACCCCCGGTACGTAGACTGTGTATGGCACGTGACTACGCGGAAAGACTATAATATCAAGCTGCTGTTCTTTGATTTTGACGTCAGATCAACGAACGCAAGCTCAGAAGCCGACTTCGTGGAAGTGAGACCAGGAA AGACTGTCGACTTTCAACCTCAAGTCCTCATCATGCTGGCCGTGATATTCTCAACTCTTTTGCTTTTTGCGGGAAAAGctttagttaaaaaaatgttagagAAAAGACGATTGAAAAGGAAGGCTAATCTTGACCAATCAGCACGACGCTACTGGACTAGGAGTGTGACACCAATATCACATGACCACTCAGTGGGAGAATCCACGGCAAAGTCTGACTTCTTAGGTCGGAAAGGGTCCTCAACAGGCAACTGCCCAGTGAAAAATGTCACTTTTGAAACAGCAGAAACAGAAAGCAAGCCAAGCCCAGGAAAGGAATACAGCAATGAAGATCTGGAGCAAGAAACTGTCTGCTAA